From a single Pongo pygmaeus isolate AG05252 chromosome 12, NHGRI_mPonPyg2-v2.0_pri, whole genome shotgun sequence genomic region:
- the SDC1 gene encoding syndecan-1: protein MRRAALWLWLCALALSLQLALPQIVATNLPPEDQDGSGDDSDNFSGSGAGALQDITLSQHTPSTWKDMWLLTATPTSPEPTGLEATAASTSTLPAGEGPKEGEAVVLLEVEPGLTAREQEATPRPRETTQLPTTHQASTTTATTAQEPTTSDPHRDMQAGHHETSAPAGPSQADLHTPHTEDRGPSATESAAEDGASSQLPAAEGSGEQDFTFETSGENTAVVAVEPDHRNQSPVDQGATGASQGLLDRKEVLGGVIAGGLVGLIFAVCLVGFMLYRMKKKDEGSYSLEEPKQANGGAYQKPTKQEEFYA, encoded by the exons CAAATTGTGGCTACTAATTTGCCCCCTGAAGATCAAGATGGCTCTGGGGATGACTCTGACAACTTCTCCGGCTCAGGTGCAG GTGCTTTGCAAGATATCACCTTGTCACAGCACACCCCCTCCACTTGGAAGGACATGTGGCTCCTGACGGCTACTCCCACGTCTCCGGAACCCACCGGCCTGGAGGCTACAGCTGCGTCCACCTCCACCCTGCCGGCTGGAGAGGGGCCCAAGGAGGGAGAGGCTGTAGTCCTGCTAGAAGTGGAGCCTGGCCTCACCGCCAGGGAGCAGGAGGCCACCCCCCGACCCAGGGAGACCACACAGCTCCCGACCACTCATCAGGCCTCAACGACCACAGCCACCACGGCCCAGGAGCCCACCACCTCCGACCCCCACAGGGACATGCAGGCTGGCCACCATGAGACCTCAGCCCCTGCAGGACCCAGCCAAGCTGACCTTCACACTCCCCACACAGAGGATAGAGGTCCTTCTGCCACCGAGAGCGCTGCTGAGGATGGAGCCTCCAGTCAGCTCCCAGCAGCAGAGGGCTCTGGGGAGCAG GACTTCACCTTTGAAACCTCCGGGGAGAACACGGCTGTAGTGGCCGTGGAGCCTGACCACCGGAACCAGTCCCCAGTGGATCAGGGGGCCACGGGGGCCTCACAGGGCCTCCTGGACAGGAAGGAGGTGCTGGGAG GGGTCATTGCCGGAGGCCTCGTGGGGCTCATCTTTGCTGTGTGCCTGGTGGGTTTCATGCTGTACCGCATGAAGAAGAAGGACGAAGGCAGCTACTCCTTGGAGGAGCCGAAACAAGCCAACGGCGGGGCCTACCAGAAGCCCACCAAACAGGAGGAATTCTACGCCTGA